The following proteins come from a genomic window of Neofelis nebulosa isolate mNeoNeb1 chromosome 5, mNeoNeb1.pri, whole genome shotgun sequence:
- the LOC131512231 gene encoding LOW QUALITY PROTEIN: translation machinery-associated protein 7-like (The sequence of the model RefSeq protein was modified relative to this genomic sequence to represent the inferred CDS: inserted 1 base in 1 codon; substituted 1 base at 1 genomic stop codon), with protein sequence MSSRKGGRKKHPKQPKKXAEEMXQHKAFKQEPKEEQKKLQELKGQDQAAGKGPLVTGRTKKSGKK encoded by the exons ATGTCCAGCCGCAAAGGGGGCAGGAAGAAGCACCCGAAGCAGCCCAAGAAGTAGGCCGAGGAGA GCCAACATAAGGCGTTCAAGCAGGAGCCAAAAGAGGAGCAGAAGAAACTCCAGGAGCTAAAAGGCCAAGACCAGGCCGCAGGGAAGGGCCCCCTGGTCACAGGCAGAACTAAGAAATCTGGCAAAAAGTAA